The Clostridium aceticum genomic interval TTGTCCATTGATCTTCAACCCCCTAAACAAATAAATTCATAATTGCTCTTGTAACCTGCACAGACATAGCCGCTGTAGTCCCGCCTTTACCACCAATGCCTGCATAAACTTCCCCTGAAAAAATAAGTACTATACCGTTTATAATACCACCTATTGCTGCAGCCATAGGGGAAGATAATACTGCGAAACCAGACATTCCAACGAAGGAAGCAATATAAGTAGCCGCTGCAAGAGGAGCTGGTAACAAGATTGCCGCCAATACCCCTACTAAGCCATTAGCAACAATAGGACCATAACCCATCTTATGATTGATATACCATGTAATCGTTGCCCCTATACAGGTACATATCATTGTATATATCTTGTTTTTATCCATTTTCCTTCCCCCCTATTTACTTAATTCTTTGAAATGTCCAGTTAGAGCAATCACAAAAAAAATCGCTGCCGCCAATAAAATAACTACGTTTAGTGTGTTTTCACTTCTAACTACGCCTGCCCCCATCATACTTACCCCTGTTGCCACATACGCTGCCAACCAAAACATTTTTCTAACCATAAAACCCTCTCCCTTAAATTAAATTAGTTTTTAATGCCTTTTTATATAATATTTTTATTAAGGCCTTTTTTATAGAAACGTTATCAACTAGGAAGTCTACTGGAATAAAAAATTTTTTGTCTATTTTCTGAAAAGTTTGTTATTTATTTATCATTCTTTCATAAAAAAAAGCGGATATGTGTCTCCAGCTTCATATTTCGTAGAAAATTCAGTCTCTTTCTGATGGAAATTTTCACAAACATTATTAATTTGTTATGATTTTTATTATGTTTAACTCTAATATACTATAATCTATGTACAAAATCAAGTGCAATATAACTTAGTATGGACATGCTAATAAAAAATAGAGCCTAATTAGGCCCTATTTACTGGCCTGCATAAGCTCTAATAATGTCCCTTCTACTTACAATTCCTACCAATTGATGGTCCTTCACCACAGGAACTCTGTTGATTTTCTTTTTTACCATAATGGTGGCAATTTCTTCCATGGTTTCTTCCTGGTCTACTACAATCACCTTCTCCGTCATAACATCCTTCACCAGATAACCAGCCATTTTTTTTATTTGCACTTCTAGCGTTTTAGGATTCTCTAAGAAGATATAACTGTCTAGCAAAGTAAAGTAAGCAGGAATATGAAGTTCTTTGCTACGATAAATTAGATCCCCTTCCGTAATCATCCCTACTACATTATTTTCTTCATTTACCACTGGTACACCACTGATATTATGTTCTAACAAAAGTTTTATCACATCTTCAACTGTATCCTCTTTTTTTACGGTAATTACTTCTTTTGTCATAATGTCCTTAGCCAACATGCTATCACCACCCTATCAACTTTCTTAATATATAAAATACCCTTTTTCTCTTATTTTAAAAGTTTTTTCAAATATTTTATTCATAAACCGTATACAACTATATCACATCAATACTGTTCATGGTTTCTAAAAACTACTTTACCATTCACCATAGCGTCAATGGTAGCAAGGGCATGGACCTCTAGATTTGCTTCCCTTAGAATTTTCCCACCTTCTTGAAATCCCTTTTCAATCACAACCCCTGCTGCGACTAAGTTGGCACCTGAAGCATCCACGACTTCCTTTAAACCTAATATAGCTTGTCCATTCGCTAAAAAATCATCAATGATTAGTATATGATCTTCTTTACTAATATATCGTTTCGAAACCCTGATTTTATAATATTTTCCCTTTGTATAGGAGTATACGCTGCCTTCATAGGTTTCTTGATCCAAGTTTTTAGATTCTGTTTTTTTAGCAAAAACAACCGGTACATCAAAATACTGTGCTGCTATTGCTGCTATTGCAATTCCTGAAACCTCTGCTGTCAGTATTTTGGTAATCTTTTTATGTGAAAAGATTTTTTTAAATTCCTTTCCTATTTCATTTAATAACCCAATATCCAGTTGGTGGTTTAGAAAGTTATCTACCTTTAAAATATTTCCTTCTAAGATTCTACCATCTTCTATGATCTTCTTTTTTAATAACTCCATTGTTTTCCTCCTTCTCACAATTGTCCTGTCGTTACATAAAGAAAAAGCCCGCAGAAAGTTTCTACGGGTCTTAGAATAGATTTACTTAGCAAGATGTTAAAAGGCAACAATGTTGCCCTAACATCGAAATAAATCTCCCGTAGTCAGACCATTTACGGTAGTCTGGTAGAAACTGATGGACCCTATCTCCATAATTATACGAGAATCTATAAACATACGTCTATAAATTTTAATAAAATAACATATATACATTCATTAATTTTTCAACTTAGCTTACTTAAAGAAGTTTCCGTCACAAGACGTGTCCCTTCCCAAGTATAGTTTATTGTAGCTTATTTATTAAAAGAAATCAAGCAAATCCAAAAATTCCTACTAGAGTTTTACCGCTTCATCTCTATCAAATAAATACAGATAACTCTCCTTAATATTTTTTCCTGTAATTTTTTCTAATGCTTCTCGATAGAGTTCCAATTGCACCTCATACTTTTTCTTAATTTCCTCACAAGTGTTTACAACCCTGTCACTCTTATAATCTACCAACACCAGTCTATCTTCCTCTTGAAAGTAACAGTCGATCACCCCCTGTACCAACAGGGTTTCTTCACATTCCTCTAATCCTTCTATAACATCTTTTGCCTTTTTCTTAATGTTAAAGGGAACTTCTCTGTAAACTTTTTCAGCCTTTAACATCCTTCTGCCCAGTTCACTATCGAAGTAGTTTCCAATCTTTTCAACATCAACTGTCAAAGATTCCTCTTCTGTTAAAAGCTCCTTAGCCACCATCCATTGAAGCTGTTCTTTTATATTATTGTTTTTTTCTATTTCCCTTAAATCTAAATGCTGTAATACAAAATGTAGGATCGTTCCCAGCTCGGCTGCTGTAAAGTTTTTTGTACTCTCCAAAAACTTAGGCTTTCTTACTAAAGTAGGAATCTTGTATCCCATCTTCTCCATCGCAGCCACTTTGGACTTTTTAATCTCTGAAACTGATAGTTTGGAGGGGATTGTAGTAGCTGCTATGTGTGGATACTTCCAGTTAAGAATATGATCTATTTTATTTTTATAGGGTGTCAGGTCCTCACCATGATAATTTCTTAATTTTTCCTTTATTTCTTCTTGTCTATCTGTTTTTTCCAGCTTCTCTATACCAATGTCTTTACGACTCAATAAGTGAACTGTAAATTTAGCTTTATCCTCAAGCAACTTATTCATATCCATCTTTATTTCTGCTCTTTCTCTTAAAGCCTCTCCCTTTGGATGTTTTGTCAACACCATGCCTATCCAATCTAAATAATTTCTAGCAGAGGTTAGCATATAGGTATTCATGTTTTTACTCCACTTTTCCACCTGTTTAGAAAGCTTTTTAGTAGACCCTACTAAAATCAGCTTATCTACGGCTCTTGTCAAGGCTACATACAAAATCCTCATTTCCTCTGATAAACTTTCAATTTTAATTTTATTCTTCATTGCTAACTTTGCTATAGTATCTCTATAGGTCCTTAGCTTTATATCGGTAAACTTAGGCCCTAATCCCAAATCCTTATGCAGGAGTAAATCAGCATGAACGTCCCTTAAATTAAAATTCTTTCCCATTCCTGCCAATATCACTACTGGAAATTCTAAACCTTTGCTTTTATGGACACTCATAATCCGCACTACATTATCCTTTTCTCCCAGCACTTTTGCTACGCCCATGTCGCCTTTGCTGCTTTCTAATTTTTCTATAAATTTTATAAAACCAAAGAGTCCTTTAACAGAAGTTTTCTCAAACTGACTCGCACGATTTAATAATAACCTAAGGTTTGCTTGTTTTTGTTTCCCCCCCGGCATAGCTCCCACATAATAAAAGTAACCTGTATCTATAAAAAGTTTCCATATCAATTCATTTGTTTTCATAAATCGTGCCTCATCTGCCCATCGGGATAGATCAGCTAGAAAACCCTTTATTTTTATGGTTAAAGAGTTTTCATAACTTTCTATATAGGTTAGTAATGCGTCAAAAAAGCTAACTTCCTTTCGACAGATCCTTATTTCGATTAGCTCCTCCACAGTAAACTTACCTATGGGGGATCGCATAACACTCAATAAAGGGAGATCTTGTCTTTTATTATCAATGATCTTCAGCAGGTTCATAAACATACTGATTTCCACTGCTTCAAAATAGCCAGCATTAACATCCGCATAAACGGGGATATTTTCAGCTGTCAGGGTTTCTAAAAAGGTTTGTGCCCAATTTTGTGTTGTTCTCATCAGTATTACAATATCTTTATAGATGACATTCCTATATCGCTTCTCTTCAGGGTCGTAAATCTTCTCCTTCAATAATTCTCTAATTCTTTTAGCCACCAGTGCAGCTTCTACTTCTATATCTTCTAATTCCTCTAATTCCTCCTCTAGTTCCTCTTCTGTCTCAAAGTCCTTCTCTATGATATTTACTTCGATGGAGGCATCCTCAATAGCTTCAAAGTTTCCCCCTTGATAAAGGTAAGCTTCTTCATTATAATCAATTTCCCCTAGCGCCTTAGACATAATATGATGAAAGATGAAATTCACTCCGTCTAAAATTTCTCCCCTACTCCTGAAATTCTTAGCTAAATGAATCTTTCTGTAAAGAGCGTCTTCTTCTAACTGATAGGCTTCATATTTATCAATAAATAGGGTTGGATCTGCTAATCTAAATCGATATATGCTTTGTTTTACATCCCCCACCATAAATAGATTATCTTCTCTTTTTATAAAGCCAATCAAGGTTTCCTGCACAATATTACTATCTTGATATTCGTCTATAAAAATATATTGAAATCTATCACGATATTCTCTTGCTGCCTTCTCATTTTCCAAAATTTCTAGGGCATAGTGTTCTAAATCGTTAAAGTCAACAATTCCCCGTTCTCTTTTTTTCTCCCCATAAATTTTTTCAAAACTTACCACCATGTCATATAAATAAATCATTAAAGGATGCAATGCCTTTAGATCTTCTACATATTCCTCAGGACTGAGGAGAAAAACATCTTTTTTAATGGTTTTTATAATATCTTTGCTTTTATCTCTCAAGTCCTTTACAGCTTCTTTGAGAACTTCATCTACCTCTTGCTTTCCTCTGCTGAAACTCTTATGTTTAAAGCCCTCAATATCTCTATAAAATATTCTAATTCCTTCTCTCAAACTCTGTTTTAAACCTTCTATTTGCCTAAGGTCATCTTGAATCGCCTCTAAATATTTATAAGGTCCCTGTGGTTTATTACAGATTTCTTCCGCCTCTTTTAGCAAATCTAATGCTGCCTTTAGACCCATGAAAATACTTTCCTTCATGGTATCTACCCATGGGGTTTGCTCAAAATTTTCTAAATCTACATGGAAAGCTTCTGCCTTCTCTCTTAGCCACTGATATGGCTTAGGCTGGCTTTGTATAAAGCGATATATCTTTAAAATCAAATTTTGTAGAGGTTCATCCTCTTTTGTGCCACCAAATGCCTCTACCAATTCAATAAAAGTGTCATTGTTTTTTTCATATTCTTCTTCTAGTAACTCTTCTAAGGCTTCTAATTGCAAAATATCTATTTCCGTTATATCCCCGATACGAAAAGTAGGGTCAATATCAATGAAATGGAAGTGTTTTTTTACTACTTCTATACAAAAGGCATGTACCGTCATGATGGAGGCTTTGTTTAACAAAGTCATTTGTCTTCTCAAGTGTTCTTCATTATCATTTTTTTTCTCCAATTCCTTTACGATAGCATCAGCAATTCTCTCCCGCATCTCTCCTGCCGCAGCATTGGTAAAGGTCACAATCAATAGCTTGTCTATATCCATCTTGTCCTGCAAAATAATTTTAATAATCCGTTCTACTAATACCGCCGTTTTTCCAGAACCAGCAGCTGCTGCAATTAAAAGATTACTTCCTCGAGCTTCAATCGCTGCTTTCTGTTCCCTCGTCCATTGTCTCATTCTGCATCTCCTCCTTTCCTTGTCGTAGTTTTTCTAATACTTCCTCTGAAGTTAGAGCTTTTATGTTTTTGTAATGATTATCACGAAACACAGTATCAAACTGGCAAATTCCTCCATAATCACAATATTGACAAGATACTTGTTTCCCATTTTTGCAGGGCTGGATTTCAATATTACCTTTTAAAATCTCTTTGCCAATTTCCTTCATAATATTTTTCACATGAATCATTAAATTTCTAAAATCTTCTTCTGTAGCTACAGCAGATTTTTTTCCCACCGTTTCATCTTGATTCAAGGATACAGGAATAACATCAGAATATTTTTCAATTTCATTATCCATGCCTTTAATTACTTTTAAGTCCTTTAAAACCAGACCCTTCATTTTAAACGCTTTGTTTATTTCCTTTTCTATTTTTTCAACTGCCTTATCTGTTGTTTTTACCATAGGATCGTCAATCTTAAAATAAAAAACTCCCGCTGGATAGTTTTTACCTTTTCTCCATTGATTTTTTAAGGCCATCACTGCCTCTAGATAAACCATCAGCTGCAACTGAATACCATAGTAAACGTCTGATAAATTAAATTCCTTGTTGCCGGATTTATAATCAATGACTTTGAAGTAGTTACCTTCTTCATCCTCTAAAATATCTACCCGATCGATTCTTCCTTCAAGGATAATTTTTTCCCCATCATCCAGCTCTATGATAATCCCAGGAATGGTATAACCTTCGCCAAAAATAACTTCATGGTCATAAGGAATAAAATCCCCCTTTTTAATATGCTGCACCAAAGTCCATAAAGCTTTTTTGCTAATACGGGTCAAGCGATTGATTAAATACTTATAGCGATGGGTGCTTAGCATCACTCCATGTTCAAAATCCTTTGCTAGTTGCTGCATGATTTCCTCCATCATTGCATCACTTTCTACTTGCCCCATATCCAACCAGTTGATCTTTTTTTCCTTTGTAAGCTTTGCAAACTTTTCCATAGAGTCATGAAACAGCTTCCCAACATCCGGAGTCCTTAAAGCATACTCTTTTCTTTCCTTAGGTTTTAGCCCATAGTTAATAAAATGAGCGAAGGGGCACTTCACAAAAGTTTCTAATCTTGATACGCTGGTTTTAATAGGGCTGCTGTCATATAGACCTCTTACTCTTCCTTTATCTATATATCTCACTTGATTTTCATGAAAAAGCCCTTCGATCATCATATCTTTTTTTCCCTGCCAATAGGGTTGATGATCATACCAGTGATAAATATCCCACCATAAATCCTCCATAGGTTTATCTTCTACATGTAAACGTAGATTCTCTGCTAAGTATTTAAAGGTACTGGTGGGAGCAGCCACCAAATGCAACTGATTTTCTAAGGTATTTATAATATCTCCTTCTACCACAAGCTGTGGAAATACTTTTTTGAAACGATCGATTAGTATAGAAGGTCTCTTTGCCCTACCTTCTTCATCCCCTACAGCGAAGCTGATCCATAAATATTCCTGGGGCTTTGTAAAGGCAGAGTAGATAGAAAAATTTTGTTGAAACAATTTTGTTTCCCCGCTGGCACTTAACTCCATACCAGCAGCTTCTAAAGCTTTTCTTTCATGATCTAAGAAAATCCCCTCCTCCTCTTGCAGAGAGGGTAAGATACCATCATTCACCGCTGCTACAAAGAGGGCTTTGATATCGTGACTTCTAGAACGGTCTATATTTCCTACCAATACTTGATCAATGGTGGAGGGAATTACACCGATCTCACAGGCAGAAAAACCAGACTCTAATATCCTATAATACTTTTTTACAGAAATTTTGCTCTCATCTAATATTTCATAGATTTGGTCAAAAATCTCCATAACGGTATTCCAGATTTGGGTATTTTCATTGACATAATCAAATCTTTCTTTTTCTTTTAATACCTTAATCCATTTTTCTAACTTTTCTTCAATTTTCATTTCCTGTAGGAAAGTAAAGAATGCCTTGGTTATTTCTTGAGAAGTCTTATCTTTTTTTAGTTTTTTATGAAACTTATTCAAAGGTTCTATAAGCTTTTCTCTCATCTCATTAAGCCATAAAAGCTTTTCTTCATCTTCTCCCTTGTTAAAGGGCTGTAGCCACTGATCACCCCTAATTCCGTATCGCAGCACATAATTTTCGAGAATTTCCTGTTCTTCCTTCGTTAGATCAGTAAAGCCTGTCTTCATTAGTCTAAACATTTCTCTATATTGATAATTTTTCAGCGTTGTTTCTAATGCTGCTAAAATGAACTCAATAATAGGATTGTTCATGATGCTTCTTTTTTCATCGATAAAGTACGGAATATCATATTCCTCAAAAACTCTTTTTATTATACCACTATACCCTTCGAAGTCCCCTGAAACTACTGCAATATCCTTAAACCTATAACCCCTCTCCCTTACTAAAGCTATAATTTCTGCAGCAATATGCTCCACCTCTGTATAGGGATTCAATCCAGCAAAAACCTTTATATTTTCTACTTTCTTAGTAAATTGACGGTAAGGATAGGAAAAAAATTCTTCCTCTATATGGGCAATCTCCTTGGTTTTTCCCATCTCTTGTCTTTTGTGAAGGTCTAAGTTCACTACCTTCTCTTCAATATTTAATTGATGGGCTATCTTTTTTATTTTTAAATGAGTATTTTCAGGAACTTGAAACAAATCCTTTTCCCTTTCTTTTCCCCTCAACTCTAATGTAAATGTAATATGTACTTCTCTTGCCTTTAGTAGTAATTTTTCAATGATTTTTAGGGTTTGGGGGGTAAAAACATGAAAGCCATCGATCCATATCTCTGCCTCCTCCAAAAACCCAGCCTTCTCAATATTCTCCATAAATAAGTTTAAGTGATCTTCATTATCCACATATCGATTTTCTAAATATCTAGAAAACTCATGATAAATCAAAGCGATATCCGATAACTTCATTTTTAGAATACTATCCTCTTGGATTTCATCTGTAGCTCTATTTAAGTCCAAAGGACTAATATCATA includes:
- the addA gene encoding helicase-exonuclease AddAB subunit AddA, which gives rise to MRQWTREQKAAIEARGSNLLIAAAAGSGKTAVLVERIIKIILQDKMDIDKLLIVTFTNAAAGEMRERIADAIVKELEKKNDNEEHLRRQMTLLNKASIMTVHAFCIEVVKKHFHFIDIDPTFRIGDITEIDILQLEALEELLEEEYEKNNDTFIELVEAFGGTKEDEPLQNLILKIYRFIQSQPKPYQWLREKAEAFHVDLENFEQTPWVDTMKESIFMGLKAALDLLKEAEEICNKPQGPYKYLEAIQDDLRQIEGLKQSLREGIRIFYRDIEGFKHKSFSRGKQEVDEVLKEAVKDLRDKSKDIIKTIKKDVFLLSPEEYVEDLKALHPLMIYLYDMVVSFEKIYGEKKRERGIVDFNDLEHYALEILENEKAAREYRDRFQYIFIDEYQDSNIVQETLIGFIKREDNLFMVGDVKQSIYRFRLADPTLFIDKYEAYQLEEDALYRKIHLAKNFRSRGEILDGVNFIFHHIMSKALGEIDYNEEAYLYQGGNFEAIEDASIEVNIIEKDFETEEELEEELEELEDIEVEAALVAKRIRELLKEKIYDPEEKRYRNVIYKDIVILMRTTQNWAQTFLETLTAENIPVYADVNAGYFEAVEISMFMNLLKIIDNKRQDLPLLSVMRSPIGKFTVEELIEIRICRKEVSFFDALLTYIESYENSLTIKIKGFLADLSRWADEARFMKTNELIWKLFIDTGYFYYVGAMPGGKQKQANLRLLLNRASQFEKTSVKGLFGFIKFIEKLESSKGDMGVAKVLGEKDNVVRIMSVHKSKGLEFPVVILAGMGKNFNLRDVHADLLLHKDLGLGPKFTDIKLRTYRDTIAKLAMKNKIKIESLSEEMRILYVALTRAVDKLILVGSTKKLSKQVEKWSKNMNTYMLTSARNYLDWIGMVLTKHPKGEALRERAEIKMDMNKLLEDKAKFTVHLLSRKDIGIEKLEKTDRQEEIKEKLRNYHGEDLTPYKNKIDHILNWKYPHIAATTIPSKLSVSEIKKSKVAAMEKMGYKIPTLVRKPKFLESTKNFTAAELGTILHFVLQHLDLREIEKNNNIKEQLQWMVAKELLTEEESLTVDVEKIGNYFDSELGRRMLKAEKVYREVPFNIKKKAKDVIEGLEECEETLLVQGVIDCYFQEEDRLVLVDYKSDRVVNTCEEIKKKYEVQLELYREALEKITGKNIKESYLYLFDRDEAVKL
- a CDS encoding CBS domain-containing protein, with amino-acid sequence MLAKDIMTKEVITVKKEDTVEDVIKLLLEHNISGVPVVNEENNVVGMITEGDLIYRSKELHIPAYFTLLDSYIFLENPKTLEVQIKKMAGYLVKDVMTEKVIVVDQEETMEEIATIMVKKKINRVPVVKDHQLVGIVSRRDIIRAYAGQ
- a CDS encoding xanthine phosphoribosyltransferase; translation: MELLKKKIIEDGRILEGNILKVDNFLNHQLDIGLLNEIGKEFKKIFSHKKITKILTAEVSGIAIAAIAAQYFDVPVVFAKKTESKNLDQETYEGSVYSYTKGKYYKIRVSKRYISKEDHILIIDDFLANGQAILGLKEVVDASGANLVAAGVVIEKGFQEGGKILREANLEVHALATIDAMVNGKVVFRNHEQY
- the addB gene encoding helicase-exonuclease AddAB subunit AddB — protein: MGITYITGRAGTGKSFYVLTQIKERLQQQVKHPLILITPEQFTLQAERDLIEKQQLDGILQAEVLSFTRLAHRVFNEVGGLTKVPVNTVGKSMIIKKILDEKGSLLTVYKNTSKQEGFIGKLNDMICELKQYDISPLDLNRATDEIQEDSILKMKLSDIALIYHEFSRYLENRYVDNEDHLNLFMENIEKAGFLEEAEIWIDGFHVFTPQTLKIIEKLLLKAREVHITFTLELRGKEREKDLFQVPENTHLKIKKIAHQLNIEEKVVNLDLHKRQEMGKTKEIAHIEEEFFSYPYRQFTKKVENIKVFAGLNPYTEVEHIAAEIIALVRERGYRFKDIAVVSGDFEGYSGIIKRVFEEYDIPYFIDEKRSIMNNPIIEFILAALETTLKNYQYREMFRLMKTGFTDLTKEEQEILENYVLRYGIRGDQWLQPFNKGEDEEKLLWLNEMREKLIEPLNKFHKKLKKDKTSQEITKAFFTFLQEMKIEEKLEKWIKVLKEKERFDYVNENTQIWNTVMEIFDQIYEILDESKISVKKYYRILESGFSACEIGVIPSTIDQVLVGNIDRSRSHDIKALFVAAVNDGILPSLQEEEGIFLDHERKALEAAGMELSASGETKLFQQNFSIYSAFTKPQEYLWISFAVGDEEGRAKRPSILIDRFKKVFPQLVVEGDIINTLENQLHLVAAPTSTFKYLAENLRLHVEDKPMEDLWWDIYHWYDHQPYWQGKKDMMIEGLFHENQVRYIDKGRVRGLYDSSPIKTSVSRLETFVKCPFAHFINYGLKPKERKEYALRTPDVGKLFHDSMEKFAKLTKEKKINWLDMGQVESDAMMEEIMQQLAKDFEHGVMLSTHRYKYLINRLTRISKKALWTLVQHIKKGDFIPYDHEVIFGEGYTIPGIIIELDDGEKIILEGRIDRVDILEDEEGNYFKVIDYKSGNKEFNLSDVYYGIQLQLMVYLEAVMALKNQWRKGKNYPAGVFYFKIDDPMVKTTDKAVEKIEKEINKAFKMKGLVLKDLKVIKGMDNEIEKYSDVIPVSLNQDETVGKKSAVATEEDFRNLMIHVKNIMKEIGKEILKGNIEIQPCKNGKQVSCQYCDYGGICQFDTVFRDNHYKNIKALTSEEVLEKLRQGKEEMQNETMDEGTESSD